One part of the Magallana gigas chromosome 5, xbMagGiga1.1, whole genome shotgun sequence genome encodes these proteins:
- the LOC105347313 gene encoding titin isoform X17 translates to MEEGSNGADLNNSDNDSSDVSHQNGFNNSTYTMEIGIAKLDSSYLENHMQCAKAMHTSSSPQTAAGRVDLCDLSTEGANPTNLPQNVYEEIGEVSKDGNSREKFNRSRSLSSEDVFASSDSDDYLEPVSSPKSVNTDDSLPCSPTKMEDNSPEISNDYEALSPATQVCTSYTSLTLKSPNQSTADDISDTKEADIYDNCDVYNNKEVPNISAVETSDNQFVGNSEKATSDDHQQNENLLITVEDEAIVDNELGRSKDEDEQADDEVRDSCSVKSDQGSVEYLDDDISCDIIDEFKTDENVEDTNEHDKWDTIDSENQCELNLGALEAINLIEDELTRNEFVGKVDVELNSLKLRNKIDEDMKDSSSVASVQGSVSYLDDISCITDDNLSISTGRADQYLSEVDYKEFSEEGNKESLIDSERKPDLKQYSRDDNHTCSSANSESDLDQIPSNLVKRLSQQFSKSMGDLRYVPFPFAARKASLPGHYKVTYKSSTFLIFSPNSMQERQFVYEPSLEEEKGPKGQKTTRTKEEETRVEDSGTGQTTETTKTTTVVENGDVSHESQESSARKPTVQEEIMSVEGGVYENEPVREPGVVRESDPKNIGEELPEVGMAKNILQRYAKIQEESAKPVVGKRQASPPKGTGPSEYVSEPRTVIEKPEQKIEGGIFENQPISEEGVVKSYDTLEDVKPEQGYAKNVLAKFKEIESQVQNRPPPSPKRELTPDRFTKGEYVSEPRSTFEKYEGKTESGIFESQPREDKEVVKSYEHEQEVLPEQGMAKNLVSKFKDYQSQTKSTSPREKKELTPDRLTKGEYVSEPRTTFEQYEGQVEAGVYESKPQDRGDIVKSGEYYEEPLPEEGYAKNVISKFKDIQKGGGSPAKSPSNKLKELTPPRQDTFSGVLENQPQERSDVVHSYDVYQEEMPETGTTRNLLNKFKEIQHSGSNSPASPRLKKEFTPPPQSGVYENTPTKGIVYEERVAESGILENNPERREGVAREEEPSAGTVEFPERGYAKNMVSKWKQLETEHSKSASPSPRYKEFTPPREEPRIKSPLSPKSPAGTNSSVHPRDLPGQYQEQQAPGIYENDPSHRDDIAREEDTDWEQGLPREGTSKSLISKFKNVQDEAKKSQEVPKPISRREDESIGAPTADNEANGKNVQHE, encoded by the exons atggagGAAGGCAGCAATGGTGCAGACTTAAATAATTCTGACAATGACAGCAGTGATGTGTCCCACCAAAATGGATTCAATAATTCCACCTATACCATGGAAATAGGAATTGCTAAGCTAGACAGTTCTTACTTAGAAAACCATATGCAATGTGCCAAAGCTATGCATACATCTAGTTCACCACAGACTGCAGCTGGGAGGGTCGATTTGtgtgatttgtcaacagagggTGCCAACCCAACAAATCTACCCCAGAATGTGTATGAAGAAATAGGGGAAGTGTCCAAGGATGGTAACTCTCGGGAGAAATTTAACAGAAGTAGGAGTTTGAGCTCCGAGGATGTTTTTGCCTCTAGTGACTCTGATGATTATTTAGAGCCAGTTTCTTCACCCAAGTCTGTCAATACTGATGATTCATTGCCATGTAGTCCCACCAAAATGGAGGATAATAGTCCCGAAATTTCAAACGATTATGAAGCTTTATCGCCAGCTACCCAAGTTTGTACTAGTTATACCAGTCTCACTTTAAAATCTCCAAATCAAAGTACTGCTGATGACATAAGTGACACCAAAGAGGCAGATATCTATGATAACTGTGATGTTTATAACAACAAAGAAGTACCAAACATCAGTGCTGTAGAAACCAGTGATAACCAATTTGTTGGAAATTCAGAGAAAGCAACCTCAGATGACCATCAGCAGAATGAGAATCTTCTTATTACTGTTGAAGACGAAGCCATTGTAGACAATGAGTTAGGTAGATCCAAGGATGAAGATGAACAAGCGGATGATGAGGTAAGGGATAGCTGTTCTGTGAAAAGTGACCAAGGATCAGTAGAATATCTAGATGAtgatatttcatgtgatatcATCGATGAATTCAAAACTGATGAAAATGTTGAGGATACCAATGAGCATGACAAATGGGATACAATCGATTCTGAGAATCAATGTGAATTGAATTTAGGTGCATTAGAAGCCAtaaatttgattgaagatgAGTTGACTAGGAATGAGTTTGTAGGAAAAGTTGATGTGGAGTTGAATTCTCTAAAACTTAGAAACAAAATTGATGAAGACATGAAGGATAGTTCGTCTGTGGCAAGTGTGCAAGGATCCGTTTCATATTTGGATGACATTTCATGCATTACAGATGACAACCTGAGTATCAGTACCGGTAGAGCTGACCAATATTTATCTGAGGTAGACTATAAGGAATTCTCTGAAGAAGGCAATAAGGAGTCCTTAATTGACTCAGAGAGAAAACCAGACTTAAAACAGTACTCAAGGGATGATAACCACACATGCAGCAGTGCTAATTCTGAGTCCGACTTGGATCAAATTCCATCAAATTTAGTCAAAAGACTGTCTCAGCAATTTTCTAAGTCAATGGGTGACTTGAGATATGTGCCATTTCCTTTTGCTGCCAGGAAGGCATCTCTTCCTGGACAttacaag GTGACCTACAAGTCATCCACATTCCTAATCTTTTCTCCAAACTCCATGCAAGAGAGACAATTTGTGTATGAACCAAGCCTA gaaGAAGAAAAGGGACCAAAAGGACAGAAAACCACAAGAACCAAAGAAGAAGAGACAAGAGTTG aGGACAGTGGGACTGGTCAAACCACAGAAACAACAAAGAC GACAACAGTTGTGGAGAATGGAGATGTCAGCCATGAGTCACAGGAG TCTTCTGCTAGGAAGCCCACAGTCCAAGAGGAGATAATGTCAGTGGAAGGAGGAGTGTACGAGAATGAGCCAGTCCGTGAACCAGGGGTCGTCAGAGAGAGCGACCCCAAAAATATAGGGGAGGAGCTACCAGAGGTGGGCATGGCCAAGAACATTCTGCAGAGATACGCCAAGATTCAGGAAGAGTCTGCTAAACCAGTGGTGGGGAAAAGGCAGGCATCCCCACCCAAAGGCACTGGACCTTCAGAGTATGTCAGCGAACCCCGAACTGTTATAGAGAAACCCGAGCAGAAGATTGAGGGAGGCATTTTCGAAAATCAACCAATTAGTGAAGAAGGAGTGGTTAAGTCATACGATACTTTGGAGGATGTCAAACCAGAGCAAGGTTATGCCAAAAATGTATTGGCCAAGTTTAAGGAAATTGAATCGCAAGTCCAGAATCGTCCGCCACCTTCACCAAAGAGAGAACTGACACCAGATCGATTCACCAAAGGAGAATATGTAAGTGAGCCCAGATCAACATTTGAGAAATATGAGGGGAAAACAGAATCTGGCATTTTCGAAAGTCAGCCTAGAGAAGACAAAGAGGTTGTCAAGTCGTATGAGCATGAACAGGAAGTACTCCCAGAGCAAGGGATGGCCAAAAATTTGGTTTCAAAATTCAAAGATTACCAGTCACAAACTAAGTCAACTTCACCTAGAGAAAAGAAGGAGCTGACTCCAGACAGATTGACTAAAGGGGAGTATGTGTCTGAGCCCAGAACCACGTTTGAGCAGTATGAAGGGCAGGTGGAAGCAGGAGTTTATGAAAGTAAACCGCAGGATCGTGGAGACATCGTCAAATCTGGAGAATATTACGAGGAACCTTTACCAGAAGAAGGTTATGCTAAGAATGTTATTTCTAAATTCAAAGATATTCAGAAAGGTGGAGGCTCACCAGCTAAGTCTCCCTCAAATAAACTAAAGGAATTAACTCCACCCAGACAAGACACCTTCTCTGGAGTTTTGGAAAATCAACCACAGGAACGTTCAGATGTTGTCCACTCATACGATGTATATCAGGAAGAAATGCCTGAGACGGGAACCACCCGCAATCTGTTGAACAAGTTTAAAGAAATCCAGCATTCAGGATCCAACTCACCTGCTTCCCCCAGACTTAAGAAGGAGTTCACTCCCCCACCTCAGTCAGGTGTGTATGAAAACACCCCTACCAAAGGTATTGTGTACGAGGAGAGAGTAGCGGAGAGTGGAATTTTGGAAAACAACCCAGAGAGAAGGGAGGGTGTTGCAAGAGAAGAAGAGCCATCTGCTGGAACAGTGGAATTCCCAGAGAGAGGGTATGCAAAGAATATGGTTTCAAAATGGAAACAGCTTGAAACCGAGCACAGCAAATCAGCTTCTCCTTCTCCAAGATACAAGGAATTCACCCCGCCCAGAGAAGAGCCCAGAATCAAGAGTCCCCTCAGTCCCAAGTCCCCAGCAGGAACCAACAGCAGTGTTCATCCCCGAGACTTGCCCGGACAGTACCAAGAACAACAGGCACCAGGAATATATGAGAATGACCCGAGTCACCGTGACGACATCGCCCGGGAGGAAGACACGGATTGGGAGCAGGGCCTGCCCAGGGAGGGAACCAGCAAGTCACTCATCAGCAAGTTCAAAAACGTGCAGGATGAGGCCAAGAAGTCCCAAGAAGTGCCCAAGCCCATCTCCAGGAGG gAGGATGAGTCAATTGGGGCTCCCACCGCTGACAATGAGGCGAAT GGCAAAAACGTTCAGCATGAATGA
- the LOC105347313 gene encoding enolase-phosphatase E1 isoform X12 produces MEEGSNGADLNNSDNDSSDVSHQNGFNNSTYTMEIGIAKLDSSYLENHMQCAKAMHTSSSPQTAAGRVDLCDLSTEGANPTNLPQNVYEEIGEVSKDGNSREKFNRSRSLSSEDVFASSDSDDYLEPVSSPKSVNTDDSLPCSPTKMEDNSPEISNDYEALSPATQVCTSYTSLTLKSPNQSTADDISDTKEADIYDNCDVYNNKEVPNISAVETSDNQFVGNSEKATSDDHQQNENLLITVEDEAIVDNELGRSKDEDEQADDEVRDSCSVKSDQGSVEYLDDDISCDIIDEFKTDENVEDTNEHDKWDTIDSENQCELNLGALEAINLIEDELTRNEFVGKVDVELNSLKLRNKIDEDMKDSSSVASVQGSVSYLDDISCITDDNLSISTGRADQYLSEVDYKEFSEEGNKESLIDSERKPDLKQYSRDDNHTCSSANSESDLDQIPSNLVKRLSQQFSKSMGDLRYVPFPFAARKASLPGHYKVTYKSSTFLIFSPNSMQERQFVYEPSLEEEKGPKGQKTTRTKEEETRVEDSGTGQTTETTKTTTVVENGDVSHESQESSARKPTVQEEIMSVEGGVYENEPVREPGVVRESDPKNIGEELPEVGMAKNILQRYAKIQEESAKPVVGKRQASPPKGTGPSEYVSEPRTVIEKPEQKIEGGIFENQPISEEGVVKSYDTLEDVKPEQGYAKNVLAKFKEIESQVQNRPPPSPKRELTPDRFTKGEYVSEPRSTFEKYEGKTESGIFESQPREDKEVVKSYEHEQEVLPEQGMAKNLVSKFKDYQSQTKSTSPREKKELTPDRLTKGEYVSEPRTTFEQYEGQVEAGVYESKPQDRGDIVKSGEYYEEPLPEEGYAKNVISKFKDIQKGGGSPAKSPSNKLKELTPPRQDTFSGVLENQPQERSDVVHSYDVYQEEMPETGTTRNLLNKFKEIQHSGSNSPASPRLKKEFTPPPQSGVYENTPTKGIVYEERVAESGILENNPERREGVAREEEPSAGTVEFPERGYAKNMVSKWKQLETEHSKSASPSPRYKEFTPPREEPRIKSPLSPKSPAGTNSSVHPRDLPGQYQEQQAPGIYENDPSHRDDIAREEDTDWEQGLPREGTSKSLISKFKNVQDEAKKSQEVPKPISRRDSTDGPRSPKKKMFEESSDSPERGENAPSSVGTEDESIGAPTADNEANGKNVQHE; encoded by the exons atggagGAAGGCAGCAATGGTGCAGACTTAAATAATTCTGACAATGACAGCAGTGATGTGTCCCACCAAAATGGATTCAATAATTCCACCTATACCATGGAAATAGGAATTGCTAAGCTAGACAGTTCTTACTTAGAAAACCATATGCAATGTGCCAAAGCTATGCATACATCTAGTTCACCACAGACTGCAGCTGGGAGGGTCGATTTGtgtgatttgtcaacagagggTGCCAACCCAACAAATCTACCCCAGAATGTGTATGAAGAAATAGGGGAAGTGTCCAAGGATGGTAACTCTCGGGAGAAATTTAACAGAAGTAGGAGTTTGAGCTCCGAGGATGTTTTTGCCTCTAGTGACTCTGATGATTATTTAGAGCCAGTTTCTTCACCCAAGTCTGTCAATACTGATGATTCATTGCCATGTAGTCCCACCAAAATGGAGGATAATAGTCCCGAAATTTCAAACGATTATGAAGCTTTATCGCCAGCTACCCAAGTTTGTACTAGTTATACCAGTCTCACTTTAAAATCTCCAAATCAAAGTACTGCTGATGACATAAGTGACACCAAAGAGGCAGATATCTATGATAACTGTGATGTTTATAACAACAAAGAAGTACCAAACATCAGTGCTGTAGAAACCAGTGATAACCAATTTGTTGGAAATTCAGAGAAAGCAACCTCAGATGACCATCAGCAGAATGAGAATCTTCTTATTACTGTTGAAGACGAAGCCATTGTAGACAATGAGTTAGGTAGATCCAAGGATGAAGATGAACAAGCGGATGATGAGGTAAGGGATAGCTGTTCTGTGAAAAGTGACCAAGGATCAGTAGAATATCTAGATGAtgatatttcatgtgatatcATCGATGAATTCAAAACTGATGAAAATGTTGAGGATACCAATGAGCATGACAAATGGGATACAATCGATTCTGAGAATCAATGTGAATTGAATTTAGGTGCATTAGAAGCCAtaaatttgattgaagatgAGTTGACTAGGAATGAGTTTGTAGGAAAAGTTGATGTGGAGTTGAATTCTCTAAAACTTAGAAACAAAATTGATGAAGACATGAAGGATAGTTCGTCTGTGGCAAGTGTGCAAGGATCCGTTTCATATTTGGATGACATTTCATGCATTACAGATGACAACCTGAGTATCAGTACCGGTAGAGCTGACCAATATTTATCTGAGGTAGACTATAAGGAATTCTCTGAAGAAGGCAATAAGGAGTCCTTAATTGACTCAGAGAGAAAACCAGACTTAAAACAGTACTCAAGGGATGATAACCACACATGCAGCAGTGCTAATTCTGAGTCCGACTTGGATCAAATTCCATCAAATTTAGTCAAAAGACTGTCTCAGCAATTTTCTAAGTCAATGGGTGACTTGAGATATGTGCCATTTCCTTTTGCTGCCAGGAAGGCATCTCTTCCTGGACAttacaag GTGACCTACAAGTCATCCACATTCCTAATCTTTTCTCCAAACTCCATGCAAGAGAGACAATTTGTGTATGAACCAAGCCTA gaaGAAGAAAAGGGACCAAAAGGACAGAAAACCACAAGAACCAAAGAAGAAGAGACAAGAGTTG aGGACAGTGGGACTGGTCAAACCACAGAAACAACAAAGAC GACAACAGTTGTGGAGAATGGAGATGTCAGCCATGAGTCACAGGAG TCTTCTGCTAGGAAGCCCACAGTCCAAGAGGAGATAATGTCAGTGGAAGGAGGAGTGTACGAGAATGAGCCAGTCCGTGAACCAGGGGTCGTCAGAGAGAGCGACCCCAAAAATATAGGGGAGGAGCTACCAGAGGTGGGCATGGCCAAGAACATTCTGCAGAGATACGCCAAGATTCAGGAAGAGTCTGCTAAACCAGTGGTGGGGAAAAGGCAGGCATCCCCACCCAAAGGCACTGGACCTTCAGAGTATGTCAGCGAACCCCGAACTGTTATAGAGAAACCCGAGCAGAAGATTGAGGGAGGCATTTTCGAAAATCAACCAATTAGTGAAGAAGGAGTGGTTAAGTCATACGATACTTTGGAGGATGTCAAACCAGAGCAAGGTTATGCCAAAAATGTATTGGCCAAGTTTAAGGAAATTGAATCGCAAGTCCAGAATCGTCCGCCACCTTCACCAAAGAGAGAACTGACACCAGATCGATTCACCAAAGGAGAATATGTAAGTGAGCCCAGATCAACATTTGAGAAATATGAGGGGAAAACAGAATCTGGCATTTTCGAAAGTCAGCCTAGAGAAGACAAAGAGGTTGTCAAGTCGTATGAGCATGAACAGGAAGTACTCCCAGAGCAAGGGATGGCCAAAAATTTGGTTTCAAAATTCAAAGATTACCAGTCACAAACTAAGTCAACTTCACCTAGAGAAAAGAAGGAGCTGACTCCAGACAGATTGACTAAAGGGGAGTATGTGTCTGAGCCCAGAACCACGTTTGAGCAGTATGAAGGGCAGGTGGAAGCAGGAGTTTATGAAAGTAAACCGCAGGATCGTGGAGACATCGTCAAATCTGGAGAATATTACGAGGAACCTTTACCAGAAGAAGGTTATGCTAAGAATGTTATTTCTAAATTCAAAGATATTCAGAAAGGTGGAGGCTCACCAGCTAAGTCTCCCTCAAATAAACTAAAGGAATTAACTCCACCCAGACAAGACACCTTCTCTGGAGTTTTGGAAAATCAACCACAGGAACGTTCAGATGTTGTCCACTCATACGATGTATATCAGGAAGAAATGCCTGAGACGGGAACCACCCGCAATCTGTTGAACAAGTTTAAAGAAATCCAGCATTCAGGATCCAACTCACCTGCTTCCCCCAGACTTAAGAAGGAGTTCACTCCCCCACCTCAGTCAGGTGTGTATGAAAACACCCCTACCAAAGGTATTGTGTACGAGGAGAGAGTAGCGGAGAGTGGAATTTTGGAAAACAACCCAGAGAGAAGGGAGGGTGTTGCAAGAGAAGAAGAGCCATCTGCTGGAACAGTGGAATTCCCAGAGAGAGGGTATGCAAAGAATATGGTTTCAAAATGGAAACAGCTTGAAACCGAGCACAGCAAATCAGCTTCTCCTTCTCCAAGATACAAGGAATTCACCCCGCCCAGAGAAGAGCCCAGAATCAAGAGTCCCCTCAGTCCCAAGTCCCCAGCAGGAACCAACAGCAGTGTTCATCCCCGAGACTTGCCCGGACAGTACCAAGAACAACAGGCACCAGGAATATATGAGAATGACCCGAGTCACCGTGACGACATCGCCCGGGAGGAAGACACGGATTGGGAGCAGGGCCTGCCCAGGGAGGGAACCAGCAAGTCACTCATCAGCAAGTTCAAAAACGTGCAGGATGAGGCCAAGAAGTCCCAAGAAGTGCCCAAGCCCATCTCCAGGAGG GATTCCACAGATGGACCTCGGAGCCCAAAGAAGAAG ATGTTTGAGGAAAGCAGTGATTCGCCAGAGAGAGGCGAAAATGCCCCCTCGTCTGTAGGAACA gAGGATGAGTCAATTGGGGCTCCCACCGCTGACAATGAGGCGAAT GGCAAAAACGTTCAGCATGAATGA
- the LOC105347313 gene encoding titin isoform X19 gives MEEGSNGADLNNSDNDSSDVSHQNGFNNSTYTMEIGIAKLDSSYLENHMQCAKAMHTSSSPQTAAGRVDLCDLSTEGANPTNLPQNVYEEIGEVSKDGNSREKFNRSRSLSSEDVFASSDSDDYLEPVSSPKSVNTDDSLPCSPTKMEDNSPEISNDYEALSPATQVCTSYTSLTLKSPNQSTADDISDTKEADIYDNCDVYNNKEVPNISAVETSDNQFVGNSEKATSDDHQQNENLLITVEDEAIVDNELGRSKDEDEQADDEVRDSCSVKSDQGSVEYLDDDISCDIIDEFKTDENVEDTNEHDKWDTIDSENQCELNLGALEAINLIEDELTRNEFVGKVDVELNSLKLRNKIDEDMKDSSSVASVQGSVSYLDDISCITDDNLSISTGRADQYLSEVDYKEFSEEGNKESLIDSERKPDLKQYSRDDNHTCSSANSESDLDQIPSNLVKRLSQQFSKSMGDLRYVPFPFAARKASLPGHYKVTYKSSTFLIFSPNSMQERQFVYEPSLEEEKGPKGQKTTRTKEEETRVEDSGTGQTTETTKTTTVVENGDVSHESQESSARKPTVQEEIMSVEGGVYENEPVREPGVVRESDPKNIGEELPEVGMAKNILQRYAKIQEESAKPVVGKRQASPPKGTGPSEYVSEPRTVIEKPEQKIEGGIFENQPISEEGVVKSYDTLEDVKPEQGYAKNVLAKFKEIESQVQNRPPPSPKRELTPDRFTKGEYVSEPRSTFEKYEGKTESGIFESQPREDKEVVKSYEHEQEVLPEQGMAKNLVSKFKDYQSQTKSTSPREKKELTPDRLTKGEYVSEPRTTFEQYEGQVEAGVYESKPQDRGDIVKSGEYYEEPLPEEGYAKNVISKFKDIQKGGGSPAKSPSNKLKELTPPRQDTFSGVLENQPQERSDVVHSYDVYQEEMPETGTTRNLLNKFKEIQHSGSNSPASPRLKKEFTPPPQSGVYENTPTKGIVYEERVAESGILENNPERREGVAREEEPSAGTVEFPERGYAKNMVSKWKQLETEHSKSASPSPRYKEFTPPREEPRIKSPLSPKSPAGTNSSVHPRDLPGQYQEQQAPGIYENDPSHRDDIAREEDTDWEQGLPREGTSKSLISKFKNVQDEAKKSQEVPKPISRRGKNVQHE, from the exons atggagGAAGGCAGCAATGGTGCAGACTTAAATAATTCTGACAATGACAGCAGTGATGTGTCCCACCAAAATGGATTCAATAATTCCACCTATACCATGGAAATAGGAATTGCTAAGCTAGACAGTTCTTACTTAGAAAACCATATGCAATGTGCCAAAGCTATGCATACATCTAGTTCACCACAGACTGCAGCTGGGAGGGTCGATTTGtgtgatttgtcaacagagggTGCCAACCCAACAAATCTACCCCAGAATGTGTATGAAGAAATAGGGGAAGTGTCCAAGGATGGTAACTCTCGGGAGAAATTTAACAGAAGTAGGAGTTTGAGCTCCGAGGATGTTTTTGCCTCTAGTGACTCTGATGATTATTTAGAGCCAGTTTCTTCACCCAAGTCTGTCAATACTGATGATTCATTGCCATGTAGTCCCACCAAAATGGAGGATAATAGTCCCGAAATTTCAAACGATTATGAAGCTTTATCGCCAGCTACCCAAGTTTGTACTAGTTATACCAGTCTCACTTTAAAATCTCCAAATCAAAGTACTGCTGATGACATAAGTGACACCAAAGAGGCAGATATCTATGATAACTGTGATGTTTATAACAACAAAGAAGTACCAAACATCAGTGCTGTAGAAACCAGTGATAACCAATTTGTTGGAAATTCAGAGAAAGCAACCTCAGATGACCATCAGCAGAATGAGAATCTTCTTATTACTGTTGAAGACGAAGCCATTGTAGACAATGAGTTAGGTAGATCCAAGGATGAAGATGAACAAGCGGATGATGAGGTAAGGGATAGCTGTTCTGTGAAAAGTGACCAAGGATCAGTAGAATATCTAGATGAtgatatttcatgtgatatcATCGATGAATTCAAAACTGATGAAAATGTTGAGGATACCAATGAGCATGACAAATGGGATACAATCGATTCTGAGAATCAATGTGAATTGAATTTAGGTGCATTAGAAGCCAtaaatttgattgaagatgAGTTGACTAGGAATGAGTTTGTAGGAAAAGTTGATGTGGAGTTGAATTCTCTAAAACTTAGAAACAAAATTGATGAAGACATGAAGGATAGTTCGTCTGTGGCAAGTGTGCAAGGATCCGTTTCATATTTGGATGACATTTCATGCATTACAGATGACAACCTGAGTATCAGTACCGGTAGAGCTGACCAATATTTATCTGAGGTAGACTATAAGGAATTCTCTGAAGAAGGCAATAAGGAGTCCTTAATTGACTCAGAGAGAAAACCAGACTTAAAACAGTACTCAAGGGATGATAACCACACATGCAGCAGTGCTAATTCTGAGTCCGACTTGGATCAAATTCCATCAAATTTAGTCAAAAGACTGTCTCAGCAATTTTCTAAGTCAATGGGTGACTTGAGATATGTGCCATTTCCTTTTGCTGCCAGGAAGGCATCTCTTCCTGGACAttacaag GTGACCTACAAGTCATCCACATTCCTAATCTTTTCTCCAAACTCCATGCAAGAGAGACAATTTGTGTATGAACCAAGCCTA gaaGAAGAAAAGGGACCAAAAGGACAGAAAACCACAAGAACCAAAGAAGAAGAGACAAGAGTTG aGGACAGTGGGACTGGTCAAACCACAGAAACAACAAAGAC GACAACAGTTGTGGAGAATGGAGATGTCAGCCATGAGTCACAGGAG TCTTCTGCTAGGAAGCCCACAGTCCAAGAGGAGATAATGTCAGTGGAAGGAGGAGTGTACGAGAATGAGCCAGTCCGTGAACCAGGGGTCGTCAGAGAGAGCGACCCCAAAAATATAGGGGAGGAGCTACCAGAGGTGGGCATGGCCAAGAACATTCTGCAGAGATACGCCAAGATTCAGGAAGAGTCTGCTAAACCAGTGGTGGGGAAAAGGCAGGCATCCCCACCCAAAGGCACTGGACCTTCAGAGTATGTCAGCGAACCCCGAACTGTTATAGAGAAACCCGAGCAGAAGATTGAGGGAGGCATTTTCGAAAATCAACCAATTAGTGAAGAAGGAGTGGTTAAGTCATACGATACTTTGGAGGATGTCAAACCAGAGCAAGGTTATGCCAAAAATGTATTGGCCAAGTTTAAGGAAATTGAATCGCAAGTCCAGAATCGTCCGCCACCTTCACCAAAGAGAGAACTGACACCAGATCGATTCACCAAAGGAGAATATGTAAGTGAGCCCAGATCAACATTTGAGAAATATGAGGGGAAAACAGAATCTGGCATTTTCGAAAGTCAGCCTAGAGAAGACAAAGAGGTTGTCAAGTCGTATGAGCATGAACAGGAAGTACTCCCAGAGCAAGGGATGGCCAAAAATTTGGTTTCAAAATTCAAAGATTACCAGTCACAAACTAAGTCAACTTCACCTAGAGAAAAGAAGGAGCTGACTCCAGACAGATTGACTAAAGGGGAGTATGTGTCTGAGCCCAGAACCACGTTTGAGCAGTATGAAGGGCAGGTGGAAGCAGGAGTTTATGAAAGTAAACCGCAGGATCGTGGAGACATCGTCAAATCTGGAGAATATTACGAGGAACCTTTACCAGAAGAAGGTTATGCTAAGAATGTTATTTCTAAATTCAAAGATATTCAGAAAGGTGGAGGCTCACCAGCTAAGTCTCCCTCAAATAAACTAAAGGAATTAACTCCACCCAGACAAGACACCTTCTCTGGAGTTTTGGAAAATCAACCACAGGAACGTTCAGATGTTGTCCACTCATACGATGTATATCAGGAAGAAATGCCTGAGACGGGAACCACCCGCAATCTGTTGAACAAGTTTAAAGAAATCCAGCATTCAGGATCCAACTCACCTGCTTCCCCCAGACTTAAGAAGGAGTTCACTCCCCCACCTCAGTCAGGTGTGTATGAAAACACCCCTACCAAAGGTATTGTGTACGAGGAGAGAGTAGCGGAGAGTGGAATTTTGGAAAACAACCCAGAGAGAAGGGAGGGTGTTGCAAGAGAAGAAGAGCCATCTGCTGGAACAGTGGAATTCCCAGAGAGAGGGTATGCAAAGAATATGGTTTCAAAATGGAAACAGCTTGAAACCGAGCACAGCAAATCAGCTTCTCCTTCTCCAAGATACAAGGAATTCACCCCGCCCAGAGAAGAGCCCAGAATCAAGAGTCCCCTCAGTCCCAAGTCCCCAGCAGGAACCAACAGCAGTGTTCATCCCCGAGACTTGCCCGGACAGTACCAAGAACAACAGGCACCAGGAATATATGAGAATGACCCGAGTCACCGTGACGACATCGCCCGGGAGGAAGACACGGATTGGGAGCAGGGCCTGCCCAGGGAGGGAACCAGCAAGTCACTCATCAGCAAGTTCAAAAACGTGCAGGATGAGGCCAAGAAGTCCCAAGAAGTGCCCAAGCCCATCTCCAGGAGG GGCAAAAACGTTCAGCATGAATGA